Below is a genomic region from candidate division KSB1 bacterium.
CGACGCGCATCGACAAGGCGTCCGGCCCGTGGACAAGCGGAAAAGGACGGTCTCAGCCCCAAGAACATAGGGAGGCGAGGAAGGTGCGTGGCAGCTACGGCATTTGTTGGCTCATCGTGATTGGCTTGTTCGCAGGAACCACGCGGGCGCAGACCGCGGATGAGATCGCGCGCAAAACGAGGCAGAGGTACGAGTCGATCCGCTACCTAAGCCTCCGTTTTGAGCAGGTCTTCGAGTGGAAGCTTACGGGCGAGCGGCAGCAGCTGGAGGGCACGGTTCAGGTGGCGCCTGGGGAGCGCTACCGCGTCGAGACCCCGAGCCAGCTCATCGTCTGCGACGGCAAGACGGTGTGGACCTTCAACCGACCCATTCGCCAGGTGGTGATCGACCGGCTGGGCGAGGATCGGACGCCCCTCCTGCGCGACTTGGTCTTGCGCTACCTGAAGGAGTACAGCGCGACCCTTGCGGGGGAGGAGCCCGTCGACGGCAAGCCTTGCTGGGTGCTGCGGCTGCGGGCCAAGAGCCCCGCAGAGCTGGTGGAGGAGATCACCGTCTGGGTAGACCGCGAGCGGTACATCGTGTGGC
It encodes:
- a CDS encoding outer membrane lipoprotein carrier protein LolA, translating into MRGSYGICWLIVIGLFAGTTRAQTADEIARKTRQRYESIRYLSLRFEQVFEWKLTGERQQLEGTVQVAPGERYRVETPSQLIVCDGKTVWTFNRPIRQVVIDRLGEDRTPLLRDLVLRYLKEYSATLAGEEPVDGKPCWVLRLRAKSPAELVEEITVWVDRERYIVWQTEEVDANGNRNRYRVLSFQEPSNLPEVNFQFQMPASVEIVDLRMQ